AGTGCCGATGCAATTAGGCCCGATGATGCGGAAACCGCCCTCTCGTGCTTTTCCCACCACCTCTTTCTCAAGCTTCTGTCCTACCGTATCACCCGTCTCACTGAAGCCAGCGGTAAAGAAATGAACAGCTTTTACTTTACCAGCACACTCATCCAGCAGATTAGGCACGGCTTCCCTCGGAATACAGACAATAACGTAGTCCACAATTCCAGGAACTTCCCTAACACTGGTATAGACTTTCAGCCCTAGAAACTCACCGCCTCGTGGATTAAGCGGATAAATAGCACCGCTAAAGCCAGCATCCATAATGGCCTTTAACCAAATAGAGCCTACCTTAAATATATTTCGGGAGACACCGACGACAGCAATGGACTTAGGATAGAAGATAGGCTCGAATTCTCGAAGTATTTCTTTTTTGGTCAATTTAACCTCAAAATTGATTTTAACTGAAAAGGCTAGGTGGTGCAAAGCATCACCTAGCCTTAAGTTATTTCCCCTTACTTGAATTTTAGAACAGGCCCATAACCTTGCCGGTCTTTACATCAATGTCCACCCTTCTGTAGGCAGGGTCGGAACTGGTGCCTGGCATCAGGCTGATGGTTCCAGCACAGGGACAGAGGAATTTTGCCCCGGAGTAAATTAAGACATCGCGGATAGGCAAGGTCCAACCTTTAGGAGTGCCCTTAATAGACGGGTCGTGCGTCAGGCTCAAGTGTGTCTTGACCATCATGGTCATAAAGTCTCCATATTGCGGGTCGCTCTCAAGCATCTTAGCTTTGGCTTCGGCATCAGGCGTCCACGACACACCGTCAGCACCATAAACCACCTTGGCGATCTTTTCTACCCGCTCACGCAGTTTCATTTCTATAGGATACAGAAACTTGAAATCATTCTTCTCGTTGCAGGCATCCATAACTGTGTCAGCAAGCTCCAGGGCGCCATCACCGCCATTTGCCCAGTGGGTGGAAAGGGCACAACGTGCACCGGCCGCCTCAGCCGCCTTTCGCACCATAGCAATCTCGTCTTTAGTATCAGTATGGAAGGCATTGATGCATACCACAGGGTTAATACCCGCTGCTCTGATGGTATTAATGTGATGAATCATGTTAGGCAGACCCTTCTCCAGCGTCTTAAGGTCTTCCTTTGTGTAAGCATCGGGCAAGGGCAGTCCAGCTACCACCTTGGGGCCACCGCCATGCATCTTGAGTGCCCTTATGGTGGTGGTAAGCACTGAAACGTGCGGTATAAGACCGCTCAAGCGACATTTCACATTCCAGAACTTCTCGAAGCCAATGTCTGCGGCAAAGCCACTCTCGGTGACATGGTAGTCGAACATCTTCAAGCCAATGCGGTCGGCAATAATGGAGGATTGGCCGACAGCGATGTTGGCAAATGGGCCGGCATGCACCATACACGGCTGATATTCAGCGGTGCACATCAGTGTGGGATTGATGGTATTGCGCATCCAGGCTGTCATAGCTCCACCAACTTCCAGGTCGCCGGTGGTAACCGGCTTGCCTTTACCATCGAAAGCTACAGTGATTTTGTCCATCCTCTGGCGCAGGTCTGCGAGGTCAGTGACTATGGACAGCATGGCCATAAGCTCGGAACTAACGGCAATGCCGAATTTGGACTGCATCAGAAAGCCATCCATCTTACCACCGAGGCCGATGACGATATTCCTCAGGCTTTGGGCGCAAAAGTCCATAATCCAGCCCATCTCTACACGAGTAGGATCAACATTTAATCTGCGTAGATTACGTTTAGCCAGTTCTGCATCATCGTAGTTGCGCTCATGCTGCATCCTGGCAGTAAGCGCCACCATAGCTAGGTTGTGGGCATTTATGATGTCGTTGATGTCACCAGTTAGCCCCATAGAGAACTCGGTCATCGGGATAAGAAGAGCGTTGCCACCGCCGGCAGCGGTTCCTTTGATGTTCATGGTAGGGCCGCCGGACGGCTGGCGTAGACAGCCACCTACGTTCTTGCCGCGTTTGCCCAGGCCCTCCATGAGACCCATTGAGGTAGTGCTTTTCCCTTCGCCTAACGGCGTGGGTGTGATAGCGGTTACCTCGATATACTTGCCGTCAGACTTTTTCTTGAGCCTCTCGATAATTTTCATGAAATCGAGCTTGCACAACCTACCATAGGGGATAATCTCGTCCTTCTGCAGCCCGAGTTTCTCTCGCCACTCATCAGGGGTTGGCATGTTCTTTTCTGCAGCCTCTGAAATCTGCCAATCCTTCATTTTTACTGCATCATAGGGCATAACGTATCCTCCTTTTTATTTGTTTTTACCTATATTTGAATATCCGGGAATTGAATGCTTACTAAGATTCCACTCTACTAGCTTATACCTGCTTTTATCTCGGCTGCCTCTACCGTATTCATCAGCAACATAGTTACAGTCATAGGGCCAACACCACCAGGCACTGGAGTTATCGCTGCCGCCTTTTCTTTAATAGCTTCAAAGTCAACATCACCCACTAGACGAAACCCTTTTTCTTTAGTTTTGTCCTCTACACGGTTAACGCCAACATCGATAACCACCGCGCCTTCTCTTACCATGTCAGCAGTTATCGCCTTAGGACTACCCATAGCTGCTACGACAATGTCGGCCTGCCTGGAAAAGTAGCCTATATCTTTTGTTCCGGTGTGGCAGATGGTGATTGTGGCATTAGCCCCCTTCTTCTTCTGCATCATTATGGCTGCCAATGGCTTGCCCACAATATTGCTCCGACCGCATATGACAACATGCTTGCCATCCGGGTCATAGCCGCTCCTAACCAATATCTGTTGAACTCCATGGGGAGTGCAGGGTAGGGGGCAGGGTTCACCCCTCAGTGCCTTGCCCACATTCACAGGATGAAAGCCATCCACGTCCTTTTCTGGAGAGATATAGTTGATCACCTTATCAGTGCTGATGTGCTTGGGCAGGGGTAGCTGAACTAATATGCCATGGAACTTAGGGTCCTTGTTCAATTTGTCAACTGTCTGTAGAACCTTTTCTTCTGGCGTATCAGCTGGCAGGCGGATGGTCTCCTCGTGCATTCCAATCTCCTCAGCACCTTTGGCTTTGGCAGTAACATAGGATATAGAGGCTGGGTCTTCACCCACCAGCACTACAGCTAGTGCTGGAGTTATTCCCTTTTCCTTTAGTTTCTTTACTCTCCCCTTGAGTTCTTCACGGATTTGGGCAGCTACCTCAGTGCCACTAATAATCTTCGCTGTCATGTCGTTTTTTTCCTCCCTATTACCGAAGGCTGTTTGATTCAACTCAGCTTGAAATTCAGTTTAAACTATGTTACTGATAGTTCTCACCTCCTAATCTATTCTTACTTCAGGGCGCAGTGTAGGAAAAATCTCTCGGCTTGGAGCTTAGTTTACGCAAAAGCTCCTCAAGGATTAACTGGACAGCTAAAGGTCTAGCCGAAGACAAAATAGTAAGCGCGGGGTTGAGAGTGTAATTAACTAGAGTTACCTTCACATAACACTCCGAGCTTTACCTTGCCAAAGCTGGATTATATCATGCGAAAATTGGTGAAAGCAAGCGTACAAATACCTGCCTTTAGATAAGTAAACCGAGCAGGGAATCCTGAAGGGGGACCATCTCGAAAACGCCCTGTTGCTAACAGTCAACCTTAGTTACGAGATAGATGCGCCCCAAGACGTATTCTATGCCATCAAGAACCAATTGGCTGCTGACTGAGCGCGAATGATTTGCGCCGTGTTTAGGTCATTCGACGTATTCAAAAATCTTTACTTCTGAAATCAGCCCACCGCCTGGCTGTATCCCAGAGCCCTTAGAACTATAAACAAGTTTGTAATGCTCTAAGGCTTGTAGCGGTACAGGACTCACAAACGGATCAGTGCCAACTATCCTGTAATTACCTGATTTCTGACTTGTAACATAAGCCTCAGCCTGTTCATAGCTTGGAAAAGTTTTCGCGCTAGCGATTTCCTTATAAGGTTGACCATCAGGGGTCACTCTCGCCTCATAAGAAATTACCACAGATCTTGTGGGAATAACTTGTTTGCCATCGAAATTGTATAATCTGACAACTAATGAGTGATAGTATTCGGGATAATACAGGAAAACCGGTTCTGCTCTGCTGTCAACTGGACGATAGTAAACCTCACAGAATTTTCCTGGATCATCAAGGCTAAGCTTTGCCACAGCGTGAAACTTGCCGCCCAGTGGCATGACCGTGGTGCGGTCAACAATTATATACTTTGAACCCCACTCATCTTCCAGTATTTTGTTGGCTGAAGCTTCATCCTGAGCAGTAAAAAGGCGAGCTTCCCCTCCATGTCCAGTACCAGGATTGGAGGTGGGTATACGTCGGCCAATGCGAGTTATCCAGTAGCCTTGATCCCACCAGGCAGTGACACCATAAACAGTCTGAGAATAGTCATAGCCTTTACCCCGTGGTGATGGCTGGTAAAGCTCGTAGTAGAAATCAGGGTCACCGAAAGGGTCTGGCGTATTATCTCTCAACCAATAAAGAGATTCGCACCAAGCATCACTGGGTGCAAACTGTGGGTTACTGGCAACATCTATCACAGGCTTGGCTCCGCCTGGCAAGGGGCCGGTATTCGGATAGAAGACAAAGAGAAAGACAATAATCACTCCTAGTGCCATATTGAAACGGCTGGCAGCAGGGCGAGAGCCACTCTGTGGCCTCTTTTTCTGCTTGGCCTTCCTTTTTATCTCCTTGGGTAACTCTGAAAGCTCAGCTACTGGTTTCCTAAATCCACAGAACTCTAGGATTAGCCAGGATAAATATCCAACAAGCAGAGCCGCATTGACAACAAAGTAATAAGCAAAGCGCCGCATAGATAGAGTAGCTGCCAGTATCACCAGGCTCCAGACAACAAGCAATGTTTTATCAGTCTCACCCCGCTTGACAACAAAATAGATAAGTATGCCTAGAGCGATGAAGCTGAGGAAAAAGGAGGTGTTGAAATTAGCCCAGGCAACAGATAGCGAAAAATAACCAAAGGGGAGAAGCAACGGTCGCATTTCGAAGACAGTTGTTTCAGAAGGCCAGGCAAAGATACCGATATGACTCAGCATGGTTTGAAGAAGGGCGGGACTAACAATTCGGAAAATTATCAGGCTGACCAAACCAAGCCCAAGAATAGCCGCTGGATAAAAAATTGGCTTTATACCACGCTTGGCCATGAAATATGAAAGCACGGCCAGAATTAAGACAATCAGAACGGCGGCACTCAGAGACACCAAAGACATCATGTCCAGAAAGATGGGCTGAGATATCAGCAGGGCAATGCCAAAGGTAATAATGCTGATTAAGCAGAGATAATCAGTTGACCTGTTCCTCAAATGGTCAACCACAAACTGAGCTATAACATAGACAAAGATGATAAAGACAAACAGCAGAGCGCCTTGCCAAGTAAGAATGTAAATTCCCAGAAAAATGCCGCTAAGCAGGCTATAAACAAGAGGTTTAGCTATAGCTCCCCAATCTCGGGCTTTCACATGGTTGAAAGTCAAGCCACCTTGTTTAGCGCTCTTTACCGCCAAAATAATGAACATCATGGTAATTGTGGTGAACAGCACTTCGGCAACATGGTAATCAGTGAAACCAAGTATTGACCTACCTAGAAATTCGCCGGGGAAGATACCAACTAAACCAGCAGCTATTACACCAGCCCAACGACTGAACAGCGTTTTGCCAATAAAATAGACCGGGATGACAGTCAAAGCGCCTAATACAGCCGGAAAGTATACGCCGACCACATCAATAATATGCTGTGTCGGCACGCCTAAACTGATAAGCCATATAATTCCAGCAAGAAGGTAAACGAAAAGGGGACGGATGCCATGAAGCTCCATGCCAGTGGGATAAAGGAGATAGGGGTCGAACGAATTAAGGTGGGGGAAATTATAGGCCAGGTTGTCCACGATACGCATAAAAAAATAGGCATCATTACCAGTGAATTTGATCAAGTCGCCGACAAAAACCTTGTCGAAGGGCAGAGCAGCTCGGACATACAGGGCAAAGCCAAAAAACAGAGCTACTAAAATACCGGCAATGACTTCTTTAGGAAAGCTACGCTGGCCCATTTGCAAACCTTGAGCTAAATTATAAACCCGCCTTTACTTGCAATGCAAGACCAGCACAACGATACCTATTGACTTTGGGCTGATTTCGAGCTATCCTATTAACAAACTGAATAACTGTGGTAGGGTGCCCAGGGGTGACCAAGGGCTTAATTGAAATGCAAGCCGGTGTAATTCCGACACAGTCCCGCCTGCTGTAACAGTCAGAACATCAGCCCTATTGGGTATGGCTGCCTCCGCGGAGTAAGGGGGTGGGATTTATTATTTTGAATCAATCCCCTTGCTTTATGGAGCAGGGGATTTTATTTTGCTTTAGATCATAAGAAGACAACGATGAACCATTACATCCGAAAAGGCTTTTGTATCCTGGCAGCAATGGCATTGTTTCTCTGTCTCAGCTGTGTTCCACAATCCCCGCCGGGGAACATAGTTTATGGTCTCGGGATAAAAGTAACGATCGATGTAATACCTCAAAGAATCGTCTCTTTGGCACCGAGTAATACCGAAATCATGTTTACTCTCGGGCTAGGCGACAAAGTGGTTGGAGTCACTGAGTACTGTGACTATCCTCAGGCGACTAAGACTAAACCTAAAGTGGGTGGTTTCAGTACTGTAGACATAGAAAAGGTAGTTTCGTTCGAGCCAGATTTAGTGCTGGCAACCCAGATCCAAGGTAAAACCGTCATTCCCGCGCTGGAAGAACTTGGCCTAACAGTTGTTGCTCTGACACCAAGTTCCTCACCTGAAGTGCTGGATAATACAACACTGGTACGTAAAATAACTGGACAAAATAAACAGGCTTCGGAGCTAGTTTGTGACTTGAGGGCAAGGAGTGAAGCGGTAATTGATAAAACCCGAACCTTATCTCAAGATCAAATGCCGAGAGTCTTTTATATCACCTGGCATGACCAACTGATGACTGCTGGCGCAGAAACCTTAGCCAACGACATAATCAGCAAGGCAGGCGGACAAAACATTGCCTCCAATATTTCTGGCGACAAAACTATCAACTTAGAGACAGTCATCTACAGAGACCCGCAGATAATTGTCGCCTCGGTTGGTATGGGGGCTGGTGAAGACTTACCATGGCAATATGTGCGAAGTGAATCAAGACTGAAAAACATCCAAGCACTATTAAACGGTAAGGTATATAAAATCGATGGTGACCTGATACACCGCCCTGGTCTCAGAATAGTCGAAGCTCTGGAACAGATGGCACTATTTATCCACCCTGAACTTTTCAATTGAACCAAAGGAGAGTTAGCATTTCTACAAATGAAGTAAGGATTGCCCTAGAATGGCATTAGACCTGATTAAGAATACGACTATGCCCGAAACTGCTGTACTTTATACCATACAGTGGCGTAGCCGAATTTATGCCATAGTTGGACTGGCTTCACTTTTAGTATTAACAATTATAGTTACCTTAGCCGTAGGCAGCACTGACATTCCCTTTGATACGTTATACCATGTCCTATTGGCCAAGTTGCCTTTTATCCATGTAGAACCTACATGGGGAAGCAACATAGAGACCATTGTTTTCGACATTCGACTGCCCCGACTGCTCCTAGCAGGCATGGTAGGTGCCGCGCTGGCTGTGGCTGGCACCACATATCAAGGACTCTTCCGCAATCCCCTGGCTGACCCTTATCTCATCGGAGTTGCCCAAGGCGCAGCTTTAGGAGCCGTTATCGGTTTCATGCTACCGATATCGTGGCAGGCAAGCTGTATCCCGTTACTGGCATTCATTGGGGCCGTTTCAGCCGTAGCTGTGGTCTACTCCATAGCCAGAGTCGGTAAAACTCTGCCCATGACAACCCTTATCCTGGCTGGCGTAGCCCTTGGTGCCTTCATAGCAGCAATCACTTCATACTTGATGATTGCCTCAGGAGACAGATTGCACGGCATAATTTCCTGGCTTCTGGGCACCTTCTCATTAACTAGCTGGTGGCAGGTAGCTATAGTGGCACCTTATATCTTCATCGGCACAATAGTTATCTGTCTCCATGCCCGCCCTTTAAACGTAATGCAACTTGACGAAGAGCAGGCACAGCAGCTAGGCATCAATGTGGAACAGGTCAAGCTGATTTTGCTCGGAGCTGCAACTCTGATAACTGCTGCTGCAGTCTGCTTCTGCGGCACCATCGGCTTTGTCGGCATCATTATCCCCCATGCAGTTCGGCTTATCTGGGGTCCCGACCACCGCTTTCTCTTACCACTAGCCACTTTCGCTGGTGCTATCTTCTTGATTCTAGCTGATACTGCCGCCCGAACCATGCTAGCACCCACAGAGATACCAATAGGCGTAATTACCGCCTTTCTAGGTGCTCCTTTCTTTCTTTATCTCTTGCGCCAAAGGAAGAGGGCGATATTCTAAATGTTCAACTTACAACTAGCTAACGTCAACTTAGGTTACGGAAAACAAACTGTGCTCCATGATATCAGCTTTGATGCCAAGCCAGGAGCAATGCTGGGCATCATCGGCCCCAACGGCTCCGGTAAATCAACATTGATCAAAGGTATAACGCGGCTAATCAAACCTAGCTCAGGACAAATTTTCCTTGACGGCACTAACATAGCCGATATGAACCAGCAAGATTTAGCCCGACTGGTGGCTGTTGTCCCCCAAAATCCTGCCCTACCTGAACCTTTCACTGCTCTTGAGGTGGTACTTATGGGACGCACACCACATCTGGGTCTATTGAGATATGAAGGAGAAAAGGACTTGGTTATTGTTCAAAGAGCCATGGAAGCTACCCAGACACTTGTCTTTGCTGAACGCAGAGTCGGCGAGCTGTCCGGAGGCGAAAGACAACGCCTAACTATCGCCCGCGCCTTAGCCCAGGAACCAAAAATAATACTCATGGATGAGCCTACTGCCAATTTAGACATTAATTATCAGATAGAAACTCTAGATCTGGCTCGCCAGCTATGTCGAGAACAAGGCTTAATTGTGGTGGTGACGCTTCATGACCTAAACTTGGCATCTCAGTATTGCGACCGGCTGGTAATGCTCAGCGATGGTAAAATCTACTGCAATGGGATTCCTAAGGTCGTGATCAATGCCCAGGCTATCAAGGAGGTTTACGGGGCTGAAGTCTATGTCTATCCCCACCCGATTAATGCTTTGCCCGCCACCCTTATCGTGTCTGACAAAGACAGATAAATGCTTGAAAAATCATGGACACAATAATCATCCTGCTCATAGCTCTTGCCCTTGATCTCATCGTTGGTGAGCCATCCAATACCTGGCATCCCATAGCCTGGCTGGGTAAGCTAATTTCACTAGAGACAAGATTATCTCCACAAAAGGGCAAACTCAGACAGCTCACCTATGGTGGTGGCATTGTTTTAATAACGCTTGGACTAATTGTCACAGCCATCTACTTCTTGCTTGCTCACTTGAGCGAATTTAACGCCGTGGTTTACGTCATTGTCGCTGGGCTTTTACTGAAATTCAGTTTTTCTCTACGCGGGCTTAGGCAAGCCGTTAAAGCAGTTAAAAGTCTTCTGGCTAAACATAATCTGTTCCAAGCACGCATAAGCTTAAAGTCTCTGGTCAGTCGGGACACTGCTGAACTCAATAAGAGTCAGGTGATATCAGCCACTGTAGAGTCAGCAGCCGAGAATATATGTGACAGCTTTGTAGCTCCCCTTTTTTATTTCCTCCTCTTCGGCGTATCCGGTGCCATAACCTACCGAGTACTAAATACATTTGATGCTATGGTGGGCTACCATGGACAATGGGAATACCTGGGTAAATTTGCCGCCAGATTGGACGATGTCGCTAATTTCATCCCGGCACGGATTACCGCCTTAATAATAATTCTAGCAGGCCTGATATGCCGAAAAAATACGTCACGAGCCTGGCACATTATGCTTCGAGACCATAATAAAACTGAAAGTCCCAACGCTGGCTGGACAATGAGTGCCATCGCCGGCGCTTTAGGAGTGCAACTAGAAAAAGTCAACCATTACAGACTGGGTGATAGCTACTATCCCCTATCACTTGACACAATTAATGCTTCTCGACAAATCATTGCTGTGACAGCTATTATCTGGTGCTTAATATCCATACTTGCCGAGGTGATATATTTTGCTGCGACCTAGACCAGTTATAGATAAGCTCACCCCCTGCGCTCACGGTGGCATAGACCATGCAGAGCTAAGGAACCTCGGCATTTCCCCAGAGGCTGTCCTCGACTTCAGCGTTAGCTGTAATCCATTCGGGGCACCACCAGGGATAAGAGAGGCTTTAGCCGATACAT
This sequence is a window from Chloroflexota bacterium. Protein-coding genes within it:
- a CDS encoding formate--tetrahydrofolate ligase — protein: MPYDAVKMKDWQISEAAEKNMPTPDEWREKLGLQKDEIIPYGRLCKLDFMKIIERLKKKSDGKYIEVTAITPTPLGEGKSTTSMGLMEGLGKRGKNVGGCLRQPSGGPTMNIKGTAAGGGNALLIPMTEFSMGLTGDINDIINAHNLAMVALTARMQHERNYDDAELAKRNLRRLNVDPTRVEMGWIMDFCAQSLRNIVIGLGGKMDGFLMQSKFGIAVSSELMAMLSIVTDLADLRQRMDKITVAFDGKGKPVTTGDLEVGGAMTAWMRNTINPTLMCTAEYQPCMVHAGPFANIAVGQSSIIADRIGLKMFDYHVTESGFAADIGFEKFWNVKCRLSGLIPHVSVLTTTIRALKMHGGGPKVVAGLPLPDAYTKEDLKTLEKGLPNMIHHINTIRAAGINPVVCINAFHTDTKDEIAMVRKAAEAAGARCALSTHWANGGDGALELADTVMDACNEKNDFKFLYPIEMKLRERVEKIAKVVYGADGVSWTPDAEAKAKMLESDPQYGDFMTMMVKTHLSLTHDPSIKGTPKGWTLPIRDVLIYSGAKFLCPCAGTISLMPGTSSDPAYRRVDIDVKTGKVMGLF
- a CDS encoding bifunctional 5,10-methylene-tetrahydrofolate dehydrogenase/5,10-methylene-tetrahydrofolate cyclohydrolase, with the translated sequence MTAKIISGTEVAAQIREELKGRVKKLKEKGITPALAVVLVGEDPASISYVTAKAKGAEEIGMHEETIRLPADTPEEKVLQTVDKLNKDPKFHGILVQLPLPKHISTDKVINYISPEKDVDGFHPVNVGKALRGEPCPLPCTPHGVQQILVRSGYDPDGKHVVICGRSNIVGKPLAAIMMQKKKGANATITICHTGTKDIGYFSRQADIVVAAMGSPKAITADMVREGAVVIDVGVNRVEDKTKEKGFRLVGDVDFEAIKEKAAAITPVPGGVGPMTVTMLLMNTVEAAEIKAGIS
- a CDS encoding oligosaccharyl transferase, archaeosortase A system-associated, with amino-acid sequence MGQRSFPKEVIAGILVALFFGFALYVRAALPFDKVFVGDLIKFTGNDAYFFMRIVDNLAYNFPHLNSFDPYLLYPTGMELHGIRPLFVYLLAGIIWLISLGVPTQHIIDVVGVYFPAVLGALTVIPVYFIGKTLFSRWAGVIAAGLVGIFPGEFLGRSILGFTDYHVAEVLFTTITMMFIILAVKSAKQGGLTFNHVKARDWGAIAKPLVYSLLSGIFLGIYILTWQGALLFVFIIFVYVIAQFVVDHLRNRSTDYLCLISIITFGIALLISQPIFLDMMSLVSLSAAVLIVLILAVLSYFMAKRGIKPIFYPAAILGLGLVSLIIFRIVSPALLQTMLSHIGIFAWPSETTVFEMRPLLLPFGYFSLSVAWANFNTSFFLSFIALGILIYFVVKRGETDKTLLVVWSLVILAATLSMRRFAYYFVVNAALLVGYLSWLILEFCGFRKPVAELSELPKEIKRKAKQKKRPQSGSRPAASRFNMALGVIIVFLFVFYPNTGPLPGGAKPVIDVASNPQFAPSDAWCESLYWLRDNTPDPFGDPDFYYELYQPSPRGKGYDYSQTVYGVTAWWDQGYWITRIGRRIPTSNPGTGHGGEARLFTAQDEASANKILEDEWGSKYIIVDRTTVMPLGGKFHAVAKLSLDDPGKFCEVYYRPVDSRAEPVFLYYPEYYHSLVVRLYNFDGKQVIPTRSVVISYEARVTPDGQPYKEIASAKTFPSYEQAEAYVTSQKSGNYRIVGTDPFVSPVPLQALEHYKLVYSSKGSGIQPGGGLISEVKIFEYVE
- a CDS encoding cobalamin-binding protein, with translation MNHYIRKGFCILAAMALFLCLSCVPQSPPGNIVYGLGIKVTIDVIPQRIVSLAPSNTEIMFTLGLGDKVVGVTEYCDYPQATKTKPKVGGFSTVDIEKVVSFEPDLVLATQIQGKTVIPALEELGLTVVALTPSSSPEVLDNTTLVRKITGQNKQASELVCDLRARSEAVIDKTRTLSQDQMPRVFYITWHDQLMTAGAETLANDIISKAGGQNIASNISGDKTINLETVIYRDPQIIVASVGMGAGEDLPWQYVRSESRLKNIQALLNGKVYKIDGDLIHRPGLRIVEALEQMALFIHPELFN
- a CDS encoding iron chelate uptake ABC transporter family permease subunit, producing the protein MALDLIKNTTMPETAVLYTIQWRSRIYAIVGLASLLVLTIIVTLAVGSTDIPFDTLYHVLLAKLPFIHVEPTWGSNIETIVFDIRLPRLLLAGMVGAALAVAGTTYQGLFRNPLADPYLIGVAQGAALGAVIGFMLPISWQASCIPLLAFIGAVSAVAVVYSIARVGKTLPMTTLILAGVALGAFIAAITSYLMIASGDRLHGIISWLLGTFSLTSWWQVAIVAPYIFIGTIVICLHARPLNVMQLDEEQAQQLGINVEQVKLILLGAATLITAAAVCFCGTIGFVGIIIPHAVRLIWGPDHRFLLPLATFAGAIFLILADTAARTMLAPTEIPIGVITAFLGAPFFLYLLRQRKRAIF
- a CDS encoding heme ABC transporter ATP-binding protein: MFNLQLANVNLGYGKQTVLHDISFDAKPGAMLGIIGPNGSGKSTLIKGITRLIKPSSGQIFLDGTNIADMNQQDLARLVAVVPQNPALPEPFTALEVVLMGRTPHLGLLRYEGEKDLVIVQRAMEATQTLVFAERRVGELSGGERQRLTIARALAQEPKIILMDEPTANLDINYQIETLDLARQLCREQGLIVVVTLHDLNLASQYCDRLVMLSDGKIYCNGIPKVVINAQAIKEVYGAEVYVYPHPINALPATLIVSDKDR
- a CDS encoding cobalamin biosynthesis protein, whose translation is MDTIIILLIALALDLIVGEPSNTWHPIAWLGKLISLETRLSPQKGKLRQLTYGGGIVLITLGLIVTAIYFLLAHLSEFNAVVYVIVAGLLLKFSFSLRGLRQAVKAVKSLLAKHNLFQARISLKSLVSRDTAELNKSQVISATVESAAENICDSFVAPLFYFLLFGVSGAITYRVLNTFDAMVGYHGQWEYLGKFAARLDDVANFIPARITALIIILAGLICRKNTSRAWHIMLRDHNKTESPNAGWTMSAIAGALGVQLEKVNHYRLGDSYYPLSLDTINASRQIIAVTAIIWCLISILAEVIYFAAT